From the genome of Streptomyces sp. NBC_01260, one region includes:
- a CDS encoding thioesterase II family protein, protein MNNWIRCFRPAPDAGAQLLCFPHAGGSASGYHPLSAQVAGRAETLVVQYPGRHDRIAEPFAERFGDVVDAVLASLPASGGRPLMLFGHSMGALLAFETARRLAAEGRAPAALFVSGSEAPSLPRQARVPNPPSDEDLIGEMRLLSGTDEELLADPEILRLALPPLRADYAMLFSRIHVPGPPLRCPVVALTGDSDPRVSVEGVQAWEQETEGPFERHVLPGGHFFLGDHLDRVAELVAANVPGRAARATG, encoded by the coding sequence GTGAACAACTGGATACGGTGCTTCCGCCCGGCCCCCGACGCCGGAGCCCAACTGCTGTGCTTCCCGCACGCGGGTGGTTCGGCCAGTGGCTACCATCCGCTGTCGGCCCAGGTCGCGGGGAGGGCGGAGACACTGGTCGTGCAGTACCCCGGGCGCCACGACCGCATCGCCGAACCGTTCGCCGAACGGTTCGGCGATGTCGTGGACGCGGTGCTGGCCTCGCTCCCCGCGAGCGGGGGCCGGCCGCTCATGCTGTTCGGCCACAGCATGGGCGCGCTGCTGGCGTTCGAGACAGCGCGGCGGCTCGCGGCCGAAGGGCGGGCGCCCGCGGCACTGTTCGTCTCGGGAAGCGAGGCCCCGTCGCTGCCGCGACAGGCACGGGTGCCCAACCCGCCCAGCGACGAGGACCTGATCGGGGAGATGCGGCTGCTGTCCGGTACGGACGAGGAACTGCTGGCCGATCCCGAGATCCTGCGGCTCGCGCTGCCGCCGCTGCGCGCCGACTACGCCATGCTCTTCTCCCGTATCCATGTTCCCGGGCCGCCGCTGCGCTGCCCGGTCGTCGCGCTGACCGGTGACAGCGACCCCCGGGTCTCCGTCGAGGGCGTGCAGGCCTGGGAGCAGGAGACCGAGGGTCCCTTCGAGCGGCATGTGCTGCCCGGCGGTCACTTCTTCCTGGGCGACCACCTGGACCGTGTGGCGGAACTCGTCGCCGCGAACGTGCCCGGCCGGGCGGCCCGTGCCACCGGCTGA
- a CDS encoding type I polyketide synthase, which produces MTENASAAEPLAADSAIAVVGMSGRFPGAPDLDTYWRNLLGGLCSVTDFTEEELIADGADPQEVRGRDYIPAKGHLADADRFDAEVFGFNRTEAAALDPQHRLLLQTAWSALEDAGRNPLGGSARTGVYVGGGSTEHMLAAQTDPKLAASIGALQVRILTDREFLAPWISYRLGLEGPSLTVQTACSTSLTAVHLAVQSLLLGECDTALAGGVAVDTVHKRGYVHHQGGIFSPDGRCRPFDERAGGTVPGNGVGVVVLRRLSDALADNDPVRAVIRGSAVTNDGATKVGFTAPGVDQQTAAIVEAWAAAGLDPADAQYLEAHGTATALGDRIEAAAATAAFKGALGTGRIGIGSVKSNIGHLDAAAGVAALIKSVLMLEHATLVPNADAGRAHPELGFDDSPFHLIERAASWPEPELGPRRAGVSSVGIGGTNVHVVLEQAPPRDGAESPDGPEVLLLSARTREDLDALAGRLAAALRAPGAPSLADTAHTLRVGRAPMAVRGYVRATDRAGAADLLAALASGGAVSPAGPDPLGEAWLAGEPVPAEGGGRRTALPSYPFSGPSHGAYRLFPVAPAGEQPEREPEGRSADLEQDIRALLAEALGLADADDAEMTYFAAGGDSLTAVHLVGCLRDDFDLDVPITLFLEQLTLHEMARQIIAVREGDDSLDALLAEFEAE; this is translated from the coding sequence ATGACCGAGAACGCAAGCGCCGCCGAGCCCCTCGCAGCCGACTCCGCGATCGCGGTCGTCGGAATGAGCGGCCGCTTCCCCGGCGCCCCCGACCTGGACACCTACTGGCGCAATCTGCTCGGCGGGCTCTGCTCGGTGACCGATTTCACCGAGGAGGAGCTGATCGCCGACGGCGCCGACCCGCAGGAGGTCCGGGGCCGCGACTACATACCGGCCAAGGGCCACCTCGCGGACGCGGACCGCTTCGACGCGGAGGTGTTCGGCTTCAACCGCACCGAGGCGGCGGCCCTGGACCCCCAGCACCGGCTGCTCCTGCAGACGGCCTGGTCCGCGCTGGAGGACGCCGGCCGCAACCCGCTGGGCGGCTCCGCGCGTACCGGCGTGTACGTGGGCGGCGGCTCCACCGAGCACATGCTGGCGGCGCAGACCGATCCGAAGCTCGCCGCGTCCATCGGGGCGCTCCAGGTGCGCATCCTCACCGACCGCGAGTTCCTCGCCCCCTGGATCTCCTACCGGCTGGGCCTGGAGGGGCCGAGCCTGACGGTGCAGACGGCCTGCTCGACCTCGCTGACGGCGGTGCACCTCGCGGTGCAGTCGCTGCTGCTCGGCGAGTGCGACACCGCGCTGGCCGGCGGTGTCGCCGTGGACACGGTGCACAAGCGGGGATACGTCCACCACCAGGGCGGCATCTTCTCCCCGGACGGCCGCTGCCGGCCCTTCGACGAGCGGGCCGGCGGCACCGTGCCCGGCAACGGGGTGGGTGTGGTCGTGCTGCGCCGGCTGTCCGACGCGCTCGCCGACAACGACCCGGTCAGGGCGGTCATCCGGGGCAGCGCCGTCACCAACGACGGTGCCACCAAGGTCGGGTTCACCGCGCCCGGCGTCGACCAGCAGACCGCCGCGATCGTGGAGGCCTGGGCGGCCGCCGGTCTCGACCCGGCCGACGCCCAGTACCTGGAGGCGCACGGCACGGCCACCGCGCTCGGGGACCGCATCGAGGCGGCGGCGGCGACCGCCGCGTTCAAGGGGGCGCTCGGCACCGGGCGGATCGGGATCGGCTCGGTGAAGTCGAACATCGGCCACCTGGACGCGGCGGCGGGCGTGGCCGCGCTGATCAAGTCGGTGCTCATGCTGGAGCACGCCACGCTGGTGCCGAACGCCGACGCCGGCCGCGCGCACCCCGAACTGGGCTTCGACGACTCGCCCTTCCACCTGATCGAGCGGGCGGCCTCCTGGCCGGAGCCCGAACTCGGCCCCCGGCGCGCCGGGGTGAGCTCGGTCGGCATCGGCGGCACGAACGTGCACGTGGTCCTGGAGCAGGCTCCCCCGCGCGACGGCGCCGAGTCGCCGGACGGCCCGGAGGTGCTGCTGCTGTCCGCCCGCACCCGGGAGGACCTCGACGCGCTGGCCGGCCGGCTGGCCGCGGCACTGCGGGCGCCGGGCGCCCCGTCGCTCGCCGACACCGCGCACACGCTGCGCGTGGGCCGTGCCCCGATGGCCGTGCGCGGCTATGTGCGGGCAACGGACCGTGCGGGCGCGGCGGACCTGCTCGCCGCACTGGCCTCGGGCGGCGCGGTGAGCCCCGCTGGGCCCGACCCGCTCGGCGAGGCCTGGCTGGCGGGCGAGCCGGTGCCGGCGGAGGGCGGCGGCCGGCGGACCGCTCTGCCGTCCTATCCCTTCTCCGGCCCGAGCCACGGCGCCTACCGCCTCTTCCCGGTCGCCCCGGCCGGGGAGCAGCCGGAGCGGGAGCCGGAAGGCCGCTCGGCGGACCTGGAACAGGACATCCGCGCGCTGCTCGCCGAGGCGCTGGGCCTGGCGGACGCCGACGACGCGGAGATGACGTACTTCGCGGCCGGCGGCGACTCCCTGACCGCCGTCCACCTGGTCGGCTGCCTGCGGGACGACTTCGACCTCGACGTCCCGATCACGCTGTTCCTGGAACAGCTGACGCTGCACGAGATGGCCCGGCAGATCATCGCGGTCCGGGAGGGTGACGACTCCCTCGACGCCCTGCTCGCGGAGTTCGAGGCGGAGTGA
- a CDS encoding LysR family transcriptional regulator: MLNLERLRTLDALARLGSVSGAAEGLHVTTSAVSQQMAKLEREVGQQLLAKNGRGVRLTDAGQLLADHAARILSQVELAQSDIEAQRGEVVGEIRLGAFPTAARGLFPSTLLALRADHPELRVRTSELEPEAGVRAVFRGDIDLAVVLDWSNKRLPVPGGLATAQLLDDVPDVAMPTGHPLADRAEVDLEDFADDDWVSWPEGEFCYEWLMFTLRSKGIEPRIAHLAGEHHTQLALIAAGMGVCVAPRLGRGPVPEGVRLVPVRQRMRRHVHAVWRADADRRPSIRAAVAALREAGRELDEPMEDR, encoded by the coding sequence ATGTTGAATCTGGAGCGCCTGCGCACCCTGGATGCCCTCGCCCGGCTCGGTTCGGTCAGTGGCGCCGCCGAGGGTCTGCACGTCACGACGTCGGCCGTCTCGCAGCAGATGGCCAAGCTGGAGCGTGAGGTGGGTCAGCAACTGCTCGCCAAGAACGGCCGCGGGGTCCGGCTCACCGATGCGGGACAGCTGCTCGCCGACCACGCGGCCCGGATCCTCTCCCAGGTCGAGCTCGCCCAGTCCGACATCGAGGCGCAGCGGGGCGAGGTGGTGGGCGAGATCCGGCTCGGCGCGTTCCCCACCGCGGCACGCGGTCTCTTCCCGTCCACCCTGCTCGCCCTGCGCGCGGATCACCCCGAACTCCGGGTGCGTACCAGTGAGCTGGAGCCCGAGGCCGGAGTTCGCGCGGTGTTCCGGGGCGACATCGACCTTGCGGTGGTGCTGGACTGGAGCAACAAGCGGCTGCCGGTGCCGGGCGGTCTGGCCACGGCTCAACTGCTCGACGACGTCCCGGACGTCGCGATGCCGACCGGGCATCCGCTCGCGGACCGGGCCGAGGTGGATCTGGAGGACTTCGCCGACGACGACTGGGTGTCCTGGCCCGAGGGCGAGTTCTGTTACGAGTGGCTGATGTTCACCCTCCGCTCCAAGGGCATCGAACCGCGAATCGCCCACCTTGCGGGTGAGCACCACACCCAGCTCGCCCTGATCGCAGCCGGTATGGGGGTGTGTGTGGCGCCCAGGCTCGGTCGCGGACCGGTGCCGGAGGGGGTTCGGCTGGTGCCCGTCCGGCAGAGGATGCGGCGGCATGTCCATGCCGTCTGGCGGGCGGACGCGGACCGGCGGCCGTCGATCAGGGCGGCGGTCGCGGCGCTGCGGGAGGCGGGCCGTGAGCTGGACGAACCGATGGAGGACAGATAG
- a CDS encoding cytochrome P450 family protein, with translation MDPAGGCPHAANARLLARGAVTPVILPGEVEGMAVLGHDALKEFLSHPDVAKNARHFAALRAGEIADGWPLRTFATVQGMTTADGADHRRLRSLMSKAFTGRRVEELRARIEALTASLLDSLEAAAATGGGVADLRTHFALPLPMGVICELLGVDAAHHDRLHHLSNQIVATDIGPEEVKAANREMVEVLSAVAAARTESPGDDLTSALIAAREENGDRLGPHELIGTLMLTIIAGHETTLNLITNAVRALCTHRDQLALVRSGGASWADVVEETLRWDSPVSYFPFRYPTRDLEIGGTVIPAGTPVLAGYSAAGRDTSAHGLDAGRFDITRDSGARHLSLGHGAHYCMGAPLARMEGVAALEQLFTRFPGLDLAVPEPELQRHASFVGNSVRRLPVRLHG, from the coding sequence ATGGACCCGGCGGGCGGCTGTCCGCACGCGGCCAACGCCCGGCTGCTGGCCCGGGGAGCCGTCACGCCGGTGATCCTCCCCGGCGAGGTGGAGGGCATGGCGGTACTGGGGCACGACGCGCTCAAGGAGTTCCTCTCGCACCCCGATGTCGCCAAGAACGCGCGGCACTTCGCGGCGCTCCGGGCCGGCGAGATCGCCGACGGCTGGCCGCTGAGGACATTCGCCACGGTGCAGGGGATGACCACCGCCGACGGCGCGGACCACCGGCGGCTGCGGTCCCTGATGAGCAAGGCGTTCACCGGGCGCCGGGTCGAGGAACTGCGTGCGCGCATCGAGGCGTTGACAGCCTCGCTCCTGGACAGCCTCGAAGCGGCGGCCGCCACCGGCGGCGGTGTCGCCGATCTGCGTACGCATTTCGCGTTGCCCTTGCCGATGGGCGTCATCTGCGAACTGCTGGGCGTGGATGCCGCACACCACGACCGGCTGCACCACCTGTCCAACCAGATCGTCGCCACGGACATCGGCCCGGAAGAGGTGAAGGCGGCCAACCGGGAGATGGTGGAGGTGCTGAGCGCGGTCGCCGCCGCCCGGACGGAGAGTCCGGGGGACGATCTCACCAGCGCGCTGATCGCGGCCCGCGAGGAGAACGGCGACCGGCTCGGCCCGCACGAGCTGATCGGCACCCTGATGCTCACGATCATCGCCGGCCACGAGACGACGCTCAATCTGATCACCAACGCCGTCCGGGCCCTGTGCACCCACCGTGACCAGCTCGCCCTGGTGCGGTCGGGCGGGGCGAGCTGGGCGGACGTGGTCGAGGAGACGCTGCGCTGGGACAGCCCGGTCAGCTACTTCCCGTTCCGCTACCCGACCCGCGACCTGGAGATCGGCGGCACCGTGATCCCCGCGGGGACCCCGGTGCTCGCCGGCTACTCCGCGGCGGGCCGCGACACATCGGCCCACGGCCTCGATGCCGGCCGCTTCGACATCACCCGCGACAGCGGGGCCCGGCACCTCTCACTGGGCCATGGCGCGCACTACTGCATGGGCGCCCCGCTGGCCCGGATGGAAGGCGTTGCCGCGCTGGAGCAGCTCTTCACGCGCTTCCCCGGCCTCGATCTCGCCGTCCCCGAGCCCGAACTGCAGCGACACGCGTCCTTCGTGGGCAACAGCGTGCGGCGGCTGCCGGTACGGCTGCACGGCTGA
- a CDS encoding pyridoxamine 5'-phosphate oxidase family protein yields MAVIQRRGRRIMMTDEERDTYLAEQRTCRVATVGPDGRPHVGALWFCWDGASLWLYSITRSLRWTQLGHDPKIAVVVDDGVEYGELRGIELSGDAVFVGEAPRTGEPCPELTVPEQLFAAKYFGMEVMPHDGRHAWLRLTPEAVTSWDFSKLAGPSGV; encoded by the coding sequence ATGGCCGTCATTCAGCGACGGGGCCGCCGGATCATGATGACGGACGAGGAACGCGACACCTACCTCGCCGAACAGCGCACCTGCCGGGTCGCCACCGTCGGCCCGGACGGCCGCCCGCACGTCGGGGCGCTCTGGTTCTGCTGGGACGGCGCCTCGCTGTGGCTCTACTCGATCACCCGGAGCCTGCGCTGGACGCAACTCGGCCACGACCCGAAGATCGCCGTGGTCGTCGACGACGGAGTGGAGTACGGGGAGCTGCGCGGCATCGAGCTCTCGGGCGACGCGGTGTTCGTCGGCGAGGCACCGCGTACCGGCGAGCCCTGCCCGGAACTCACTGTCCCCGAGCAGCTGTTCGCGGCGAAGTACTTCGGCATGGAGGTGATGCCGCACGACGGCCGGCACGCGTGGCTGCGCCTCACCCCTGAAGCCGTCACCTCCTGGGACTTCAGCAAACTCGCCGGTCCGAGCGGCGTCTGA
- a CDS encoding Rieske (2Fe-2S) protein, whose amino-acid sequence MSTSQDHEGRPGRRTVVTAAGAVSVAAVLTACGGSKEAAGSGAVEHAGESGAGAGGGVLAKTTDIPEGGGKIFTEQGVVVTQPAAGEFKAFSSKCTHTGCTVSSVANGTINCPCHGSKFDVATGSVKTGPATEPLPATPIKVQGDSISLAS is encoded by the coding sequence ATGAGCACATCGCAGGACCACGAGGGCCGTCCCGGGCGCCGGACCGTCGTCACAGCGGCGGGCGCCGTCTCCGTGGCCGCCGTACTCACCGCGTGCGGCGGCTCGAAGGAGGCGGCCGGTTCCGGCGCCGTCGAGCATGCCGGTGAGAGCGGGGCCGGCGCCGGGGGCGGCGTGCTCGCGAAGACCACCGACATCCCGGAGGGCGGCGGGAAGATCTTCACGGAACAGGGGGTCGTGGTGACGCAGCCCGCGGCCGGTGAGTTCAAGGCGTTCTCGTCGAAGTGCACGCACACGGGCTGCACGGTGTCGAGCGTCGCAAACGGCACCATCAACTGCCCCTGTCACGGGAGCAAGTTCGACGTGGCGACGGGCAGCGTGAAGACGGGTCCCGCAACCGAGCCACTGCCGGCCACCCCGATCAAGGTCCAGGGCGACTCGATCAGCCTCGCGTCCTAG
- a CDS encoding DMT family transporter, producing MCYEIELVIVEPMSAPPAPPVPTAQPPAGAADAPASSLTDPASSAGPASPADPVGAALRPALDWRLRFAALSLIWGFSFLLIKVGTDGYAPFQVTLGRLLSGTAVLAVAMAVKRERLPRTARTWGHLAVAAFFLNALPFSLFAYAELTIPSTLAGICNATSPLWGMALSLVALSEDRPTRRRVAGLGLGFLGVLTVLGAWQGFSGLDFTGTAMALLASLSYPVGWIYVRRTLAGSGSSTLALTGSQLFLGTVQLAVVTPLFTSAPAGFPLLPTLAVIALGALGTGLAVLLQYRLVTEVGPTTAQMVTYFIPVIATAAGVTVLGEQLSWNTPVGALVVLAGAALTQTRPRAAGAAALAEPAPARR from the coding sequence TTGTGCTACGAGATTGAATTGGTCATCGTGGAGCCCATGAGCGCACCGCCCGCACCGCCCGTACCAACAGCCCAGCCGCCGGCCGGGGCCGCCGACGCACCGGCCTCCTCCTTGACCGACCCCGCCTCGTCCGCCGGACCCGCCTCCCCTGCCGACCCCGTCGGCGCAGCCCTCCGGCCGGCTCTGGACTGGCGGCTGCGCTTCGCGGCGCTCTCGCTCATCTGGGGATTCAGCTTTCTCCTGATCAAGGTCGGCACCGACGGGTACGCACCGTTCCAGGTCACTCTCGGCCGGCTGCTGTCGGGCACGGCGGTGCTGGCCGTGGCCATGGCGGTGAAGCGGGAGCGGCTGCCGCGCACCGCCCGCACCTGGGGCCATCTGGCCGTCGCCGCCTTCTTCCTCAACGCGCTGCCGTTCTCGCTCTTCGCGTACGCCGAACTGACCATCCCCTCGACGCTGGCCGGCATCTGCAACGCGACCTCACCGCTGTGGGGCATGGCGCTGTCGCTGGTCGCGCTCTCGGAGGACCGGCCGACCCGCCGCCGGGTCGCCGGCCTCGGGCTCGGCTTCCTCGGGGTGCTGACCGTGCTGGGTGCCTGGCAGGGCTTCTCCGGCCTGGACTTCACCGGTACGGCGATGGCGCTCCTGGCCTCCCTCAGCTATCCGGTCGGCTGGATCTACGTCCGCCGGACGCTGGCGGGCAGCGGCTCGTCGACCCTCGCGCTCACGGGCAGCCAGCTCTTCCTGGGCACCGTGCAACTCGCCGTGGTCACTCCGCTGTTCACCTCGGCCCCGGCGGGGTTCCCGCTGCTGCCCACCCTGGCCGTGATCGCCCTGGGAGCCCTCGGCACGGGACTCGCGGTACTCCTCCAGTACAGGCTGGTCACCGAGGTCGGCCCGACGACCGCACAGATGGTCACCTATTTCATCCCGGTGATCGCCACCGCCGCCGGAGTCACCGTGCTCGGCGAACAGCTGAGCTGGAACACCCCGGTCGGCGCCCTCGTGGTCCTGGCGGGGGCCGCACTGACCCAGACCAGGCCCCGGGCCGCCGGGGCGGCCGCCCTGGCGGAACCCGCCCCTGCCCGGCGGTAG
- a CDS encoding prolyl oligopeptidase family serine peptidase, whose product MTAPFDAPADALATAAERFPLQFARTRRFSLGVPRQFTVSPDGERVLFVRGTSGTDPVSRLWLYENGAERMLAGPAGPDFTDEAPGEVPPEELARRERARETSSGVVSYAADETARLVAFALQGRLWVVRTDGGGPRRIATAGPVVDPRPSPDGSLIAYVSGGALHTVRADGTAERLLAGPEGEQVTYGLSDHVSQESIGRSRGYWWSPHSDALLVARVDTAGVRRRYISDPANPERPPRVVPYPAAGTPNAKVSLHLLRVSGERTGVRLPAAAGEDHPEGAWTDRAFEYVVSAGWDGRGPLVSVQTRDQRSVHVLAVDERSGGTRTVSRAHDPAWVALRPGTPLRLASGALAVAARPGGDTQGLDIGGTATPPGLEVREVVGAAGGRVYFTAGEEPTETHVWSYATDAPEEGFVRVSDAPGVHTASVGGPTVVLDSRTPDGHTVTVLRTGVPVGRIAVLAEEPLVTPRPLALSLGERELRSRLYLPSWHRPGDGPLPVLLSPYAGHGMQVVLKVRTWWVAVAQWFAEQGFAVLVTDGRGTPGRGEAWEKAVHGDRLTAVLEDQIDALHAAAALHPDLDLTRVAMRGWSFSGYLAAAAVLRHPEVFHAAIAGAASIDRRLYDTHWEERFLGHPDVFPQDYTRNSLLDEAGALIRPLMLVHGLADDNVAVAHTLRFSAALLAAGRPHTVLPLSGAGHLVGQERTASGLLLLERDFLRKSLGL is encoded by the coding sequence ATGACTGCCCCCTTCGACGCACCGGCCGATGCCCTCGCGACCGCCGCTGAGCGGTTCCCTCTCCAGTTCGCCCGTACCCGGCGCTTCTCGCTCGGCGTGCCCAGGCAGTTCACCGTCTCCCCGGACGGCGAGCGCGTGCTGTTCGTGCGCGGGACGTCGGGCACCGACCCGGTGAGCCGGCTCTGGCTGTACGAGAACGGCGCGGAGCGGATGCTCGCCGGTCCCGCCGGGCCCGACTTCACGGACGAGGCGCCGGGCGAGGTGCCTCCGGAGGAGCTGGCGCGGCGGGAACGGGCCCGGGAGACCTCCTCGGGCGTGGTCTCCTACGCCGCGGACGAGACCGCGCGGCTGGTGGCCTTCGCGCTTCAGGGCAGGCTCTGGGTGGTGCGCACGGACGGCGGGGGGCCTCGCCGGATCGCCACGGCCGGGCCGGTCGTGGACCCGCGCCCCTCTCCCGACGGTTCCCTGATCGCGTACGTGTCCGGCGGCGCGCTGCACACCGTGCGGGCCGACGGGACGGCTGAGCGCCTGCTCGCCGGACCGGAGGGCGAGCAGGTGACGTACGGGCTGTCCGACCACGTGTCGCAGGAGTCGATAGGGCGTTCGCGAGGTTACTGGTGGTCGCCGCACAGCGATGCGCTGCTGGTGGCCCGAGTGGACACCGCCGGGGTCCGGCGCCGCTACATCAGTGATCCGGCGAATCCGGAGCGGCCGCCGCGCGTGGTGCCGTATCCGGCCGCCGGCACGCCGAACGCGAAGGTGTCGCTGCATCTGCTCCGGGTGTCCGGGGAACGGACCGGTGTCCGGCTGCCCGCGGCCGCCGGCGAGGACCACCCCGAAGGCGCCTGGACGGACCGGGCCTTCGAATACGTCGTGTCGGCGGGCTGGGACGGCCGGGGGCCGCTGGTCTCCGTGCAGACGCGTGACCAGCGGTCCGTCCATGTCCTGGCGGTGGACGAGCGGTCGGGCGGGACCCGGACGGTGAGCCGGGCGCACGATCCCGCCTGGGTGGCGCTGCGGCCGGGCACACCGCTGCGGCTCGCCTCGGGTGCGCTCGCCGTCGCCGCCCGGCCGGGCGGCGACACCCAGGGTCTGGACATCGGCGGCACCGCGACACCGCCGGGTCTGGAGGTCCGCGAGGTGGTCGGCGCGGCGGGCGGGCGGGTGTACTTCACCGCGGGCGAGGAGCCGACCGAGACGCATGTCTGGTCGTACGCGACCGACGCACCCGAGGAGGGTTTCGTACGGGTCAGCGACGCACCCGGTGTGCATACGGCGTCGGTCGGCGGGCCGACGGTGGTGCTCGACAGCAGGACTCCGGACGGCCATACCGTGACGGTGCTGCGCACCGGCGTTCCGGTGGGCCGGATCGCGGTCCTGGCGGAGGAACCGCTCGTCACCCCGAGGCCGCTGGCCCTGAGCCTCGGTGAACGGGAACTGCGCAGCAGGCTCTACCTGCCGTCGTGGCACCGGCCGGGCGACGGTCCGCTGCCGGTGCTGCTCAGCCCCTACGCGGGCCACGGCATGCAGGTCGTGCTGAAGGTGCGTACCTGGTGGGTCGCGGTCGCCCAGTGGTTCGCCGAGCAGGGCTTCGCGGTCCTGGTGACGGACGGGCGGGGTACGCCGGGGCGCGGCGAGGCCTGGGAGAAGGCGGTGCACGGCGACCGTCTCACCGCCGTGCTGGAGGACCAGATCGACGCGTTGCACGCGGCGGCCGCGCTCCACCCCGACCTGGACCTGACACGGGTGGCGATGCGCGGCTGGTCGTTCAGCGGCTATCTGGCGGCGGCCGCCGTGCTGCGTCATCCGGAGGTCTTCCATGCCGCGATCGCGGGTGCGGCGTCGATCGACCGGCGGCTCTACGACACCCATTGGGAGGAACGGTTCCTGGGCCACCCGGATGTGTTTCCGCAGGACTACACCCGCAATTCCCTCCTGGACGAGGCCGGGGCCCTGATCCGGCCGCTCATGCTGGTGCACGGTCTTGCCGATGACAATGTGGCCGTGGCTCACACGCTGCGGTTCTCCGCAGCGCTGCTGGCCGCCGGCCGGCCGCATACGGTGCTGCCGCTGTCGGGCGCCGGCCATCTGGTCGGCCAGGAGCGGACGGCGAGCGGTCTGTTGCTGCTGGAGCGGGATTTCCTGAGGAAGTCCCTGGGGCTTTGA
- a CDS encoding cysteine hydrolase, with product MPSREQLAEQIVPASTVLLTVECQQGVVGPGSALPELAKEARSSGALHNVARLVAAAHESGVQVLHAVAERRPDGRGANHNARLFRAAGRLPVQQHSGTTAVRIAEPIEVADEDLVVRRLHGLSPIAGTDVDALLRNLGCRTLVVTGVSANVAIPNAVFDAVNLGYTAVVPSDAIAGVPADYTPAMIRNTLALVATVAATDDVLGCWLGGRSRTRG from the coding sequence GTGCCGTCCAGGGAACAGCTCGCCGAACAGATCGTTCCGGCCTCCACCGTCCTGCTGACGGTGGAGTGCCAGCAGGGGGTGGTGGGGCCGGGCAGCGCACTGCCCGAACTCGCCAAGGAGGCCAGGTCCTCCGGGGCGCTGCACAACGTGGCCCGGCTGGTCGCCGCCGCTCACGAGAGCGGTGTCCAGGTGCTGCACGCCGTGGCCGAACGCCGTCCCGACGGCCGCGGTGCCAACCACAACGCCCGGCTCTTCCGCGCCGCCGGGCGACTGCCCGTGCAGCAGCACTCGGGCACCACGGCGGTCCGGATCGCCGAGCCGATCGAGGTGGCGGACGAGGACCTCGTCGTCCGCAGACTCCACGGGCTCTCGCCCATCGCGGGCACGGATGTGGACGCGCTGCTCCGCAACCTGGGCTGCCGCACGCTCGTCGTCACCGGGGTGTCGGCCAACGTGGCCATCCCCAACGCGGTGTTCGACGCCGTGAACCTCGGCTACACGGCGGTGGTGCCGTCCGACGCCATCGCGGGGGTGCCTGCCGACTACACCCCCGCGATGATCCGCAACACCCTCGCCCTGGTCGCCACCGTCGCCGCCACGGACGATGTGCTCGGCTGTTGGCTGGGGGGCCGTTCTAGGACGCGAGGCTGA